DNA sequence from the Paraburkholderia azotifigens genome:
ACAGCGCTTCTTTCGACTTCACATCGACGCCCGCCGTCGGGTCGATCAGCACGAGCACGTCGGGATCGGTCGCCAAAGCGCGCGCCATCACCACCTTCTGCTGATTGCCGCCCGACAGACCCGACACCGCATGCTCCGGTCCTTGCGCGACAATGCCGAGCGCGTCGATCATCTTCTTGCCGAATGCGTTCTTCTTCGCGGGCGGCGCAATGCCGAACTTGCCGAGCACGCGCGCGATCGTCATCGATGCGTTTTCCGCGACCGATTGCGTCAGCACCAGTCCTTCGTGATGGCGATCTTTCGGCACGCAGCCGATGCCGCGTTTCAATGCAGCGGGCACGTCGCCGGGCGGCAACGATTCGCCGTCCACACGGATGCTTCCGCGCTGCGGCTTGCGCAATCCCGCGATCGCTTCCGCAACGCTCGTGCGTCCGCTGCTCGTCGCGCCCGTCAGACCGACGACTTCGCCGCGCTTCACTTCGAACGACACGTGGTCGTAATCCGCGCCCGCAAGTCCTTCGACCTGCAACGCGACGGCCGTATTGGGAGGCAACGGCGCGCGCGTCGCGGCATCGGTGACGTTCAGACCGCCGCGCTCGCCCGTCATCGCTTCGATCAGCTTGTCGCGCGGCAGCGCCGAAACAGGCGCGCTGACGATATGCCGCGCATCGCGCAACACGGTGACGGCCTGGCAAATCTCATACACCTCCTGCAGATGATGCGAGATGAACAGGAAGGTCACGCCTTCGCGCTGCAACTCTTCGATACGTTTGAAGAGCCGCTTGATTTCGTCGCCGTCGAGCTGCGCCGTCGGCTCGTCGAGAATGATGAAGCGCGCGCCATACGACAGCGCCCGCGCGATCTCGACGAGCTGACGGGCTTCGACGGAGAGATCGCCCGCGCGCGCGTCTTCGCGCACGTCGATCTTCCAGTGATCGAGCAGCGCGCGCGCATCGCGGCGCATTGCGCGCCAGTCGATCACGCCGTTGCGCGTTTGCTGCCGGTTGATGAACAGATTCTCGGCGACGGACAGCTCGCGGATGATGGTCGAATGCTGATAGACGCACGCGACGCGTTCGCGCCACGCATCGCGGTCGGCGATCGGCGGCGCTGCTTCGCCGCCGAAGCGCACGTCGCCCGTATCAGGCTTGCGCAAGCCGG
Encoded proteins:
- a CDS encoding sugar ABC transporter ATP-binding protein, which translates into the protein MSAETTVDANPSTRAVVEALGVGKRFGSHAALRDVSMRVMPGESHALVGRNGAGKSTLVSILTGLRKPDTGDVRFGGEAAPPIADRDAWRERVACVYQHSTIIRELSVAENLFINRQQTRNGVIDWRAMRRDARALLDHWKIDVREDARAGDLSVEARQLVEIARALSYGARFIILDEPTAQLDGDEIKRLFKRIEELQREGVTFLFISHHLQEVYEICQAVTVLRDARHIVSAPVSALPRDKLIEAMTGERGGLNVTDAATRAPLPPNTAVALQVEGLAGADYDHVSFEVKRGEVVGLTGATSSGRTSVAEAIAGLRKPQRGSIRVDGESLPPGDVPAALKRGIGCVPKDRHHEGLVLTQSVAENASMTIARVLGKFGIAPPAKKNAFGKKMIDALGIVAQGPEHAVSGLSGGNQQKVVMARALATDPDVLVLIDPTAGVDVKSKEALLSVVDRVRDEGKAVIVASGELDDLRTCDRVLVMFRGRIAAEFPAGWDDNDLIASVEGVSLHEE